ACATAATAAATTTTTACTTTGTTGATGTTTATATACTTGTTCAGCATATGAGCACAAATTGGCGTTATTTTCAACATAGAGATCAATTTCTATTTCTTTTTTTATGTCATCCTTTAAATTTTTATTTTGCCATTTATGTTGAGGGACAAAATAAATCATTTCATTTGTGTTTACGATACCATGAATTCCAATTACAGCTTCAACAAGCCCGTAACGAGTATACGAACATTTTGTTTGATAATCCTTTATATGTTTTACTAATAATGCAAGAATTTCCTGATAATTTGATGATTGCAACTCAATGACATCTACAGTTACAGGATACCCACGCAAATCCGTTAATCGAAAGGTGATGGTATTTTTGTCGAGATCAATTCCTAAAGCAAATCCAGCTTGATGATTAATCGAAAGCATGATCGGCCTTCTGCCGAGGTTTTTGTGTTCCTGTTGGGTTTCAATAATGAGTTCTTCATTCAATAAATCAGAAACTTGCACAGAAATTGTTGCTTTATTCAGTCCGGTAATTTTTGATAAGTCTGCCCTCGAAATCATTCCATTCTCAATAATCTTGCCTAAGATGACAGACCTGTTTATTTTTTTGATATATGTTTGATCGCCTGTAAG
Above is a window of Fodinisporobacter ferrooxydans DNA encoding:
- a CDS encoding ROK family protein, yielding MLTGDQTYIKKINRSVILGKIIENGMISRADLSKITGLNKATISVQVSDLLNEELIIETQQEHKNLGRRPIMLSINHQAGFALGIDLDKNTITFRLTDLRGYPVTVDVIELQSSNYQEILALLVKHIKDYQTKCSYTRYGLVEAVIGIHGIVNTNEMIYFVPQHKWQNKNLKDDIKKEIEIDLYVENNANLCSYAEQVYKHQQSKNLLCVSISSGIGLGILANGEFLKGYNGYAGEIGHMIVVPDGIPCSCGNLGCWEQYASESSFFAQLSQKQTKQNINYRDIKKWVSELEPNTMNQLEQFIKYVSIGLNNIINLYNPEILVVNCELLQLYPDAIIEIKKHLTSTISHYQELLISELGNKACAMGACSLAIKNFLDITELSLTIDEFD